One Penicillium oxalicum strain HP7-1 chromosome III, whole genome shotgun sequence genomic region harbors:
- a CDS encoding Alpha-L-arabinofuranosidase A: MGVSSTLRLIPHLLMIGLAASVNITVGSKGNTTSSLQYGIMFEEINHSGDGGLYAELIRNRAFQNKSLEAYTPVNEASLSVTQSSNPLSSALPYNLHVARPENRSGLIGFANHGWWGISVKPQRYTGSFFVRGDYSGDFTVSLQSTLSSQTFASVHVRSRSTAHVWTKHQFSFTTRQAASNTNNSFSITFDAEAVAGGSLDFNLISLFPPTYKNRANGLRKDLVEAIADLKPSFLRFPGGGNIDGILPNTQYKWQETLGPIPYRPGRDAVWGYYETDGLGLAEFLQLCEDLEIAPVLAVWSGLNYVSGPLTAEELEPVVQDTLNELEFLTGSVETTWGAHRASLGFPKPWKVQYVEVGNEDHLTGGLESYQSYRLRMFYDAIKERFPDITIIASASELSMNLTHADMGGDFHIYDTPDGFVKQSGRFDHIQHQTLIGEFACTFPNNPDGLPSRDKYVTYPFWIGSVAEAVFLLGAERNSDRVIGAAYAPMLAHLEESQWVPTLLTFTADPEQTTRSTSYHVTRLLASNTMTHTLSAGSDTDFGPLHYVTGYDKRSHSYLFKAAVYNSSDDVPVSIKFPDMPSGVRAELTLLTADAPESSNAVGGPEIVTTSVSSVEAGPGGYFNFKLPDLSVAVLRVSMCGSN; encoded by the exons ATGGGTGTTTCCAGTACTTTGAGATTGATCCCCCATCTTCTGATGATTGGGCTAGCAGCTAGTGTCAACATCACAGTAGGATCCAAAGGAAACACCACCAGTTCCCTGCAATATGGCATCATGTTTGAG GAGATCAATCACAGCGGCGACGGGGGTTTGTATGCAGAGTTGATTCGGAATCGAGCCTTTCAGAACAAGAGTCTGGAGGCCTATACTCCTGTCAACGAGGCATCTCTCTCTGTCACTCAAAGCAGCAATCCATTATCCAGTGCGCTGCCTTACAACCTGCACGTCGCCCGACCTGAAAATCGCTCGGGCCTTATAGGTTTTGCAAATCACGGCTGGTGGGGAATCTCTGTCAAACCTCAGCGATATACAGGCTCTTTTTTTGTGAGGGGTGACTATTCGGGAGACTTCACCGTATCTCTTCAGTCAACCTTGTCAAGTCAGACATTCGCAAGCGTCCATGTTCGGTCAAGAAGCACTGCCCATGTCTGGACTAAGCATCAATTTAGTTTCACTACTCGACAAGCCGCTTCAAATACCAACAACAGCTTCTCGATCACATTCGACGCGGAA GCAGTAGCTGGGGGATCATTAGATTTCAACTTGATCAGCCTGTTCCCGCCGACGTATAAGAATCGCGCAAATGGCCTACGAAAGGATCTCGTCGAGGCGATCGCCGACCTGAAACCT AGCTTTCTCCGATTTCCTGGCGGAGGCAACATCGATGGTATTCTTCCAAACACCCAGTATAAATGGCAGGAGACCCTGGGTCCAATTCCCTACCGACCAGGCCGAGATGCGGTCTGGGGGTACTATGAAACAGATGGCCTGGGATTGGCTGAGTTTCTTCAGCTATGTGAGGATCTTGAGATTGCACCCG TCCTTGCGGTCTGGTCTGGCCTAAACTATGTCAGTGGACCACTCACAGCAGAAGAACTGGAACCCGTTGTCCAGGACACTCTCAACGAGCTTGAATTCTTGACAGGTTCAGTTGAAACGACATGGGGTGCACACCGTGCATCTCTCGGTTTTCCAAAGCCCTGGAAAGTGCAATATGTGGAAGTTGGCAATGAAGACCACCTAACTGGGGGGCTCGAATCTTATCAGTCCTACCGTCTTCGCATGTTTTACGATGCCATTAAAGAGAGGTTCCCGGACATCACCATTATCGCATCAGCATCAGAGCTATCGATGAACTTGACACATGCAGATATGGGCGGTGACTTTCACATCTACGACACACCCGATGGCTTTGTCAAGCAGTCTGGACGCTTTGATCACATCCAGCATCAAACCTTGATCGGCGAATTCGCGTGCACTTTTCCAAATAATCCCGACGGGCTTCCCTCCAGGGACAAATACGTCACCTATCCGTTCTGGATCGGTTCTGTTGCCGAAGCCGTCTTTCTTTTAGGAGCGGAGAGGAACTCAGACAGAGTGATCGGGGCAGCCTATGCTCCAATGCTGGCCCATTTAGAAGAGTCGCAATGGGTACCCACTTTGCTGACATTCACGGCCGATCCGGAACAGACCACTCGGTCCACCAGCTACCACGTCACAAGACTTTTAGCCTCCAACACCATGACGCACACCTTGTCTGCCGGATCGGACACTGATTTTGGACCTTTGCACTATGTGACTGGTTATGACAAGCGGTCCCACTCCTACTTGTTCAAAGCAGCCGTCTACAACAGTTCGGATGATGTTCCTGTCTCGATCAAATTTCCTGATATGCCGAGCGGAGTACGAGCGGAGCTTACTTTGCTTACTGCCGACGCTCCAGAATCCTCCAATGCAGTTGGCGGTCCCGAGATCGTTACCACTTCAGTTTCGAGTGTTGAGGCAGGACCCGGTGGCTACTTCAACTTCAAACTCCCAGATTTGAGTGTTGCTGTCCTGAGGGTCAGCATGTGTGGGAGCAATTAG
- a CDS encoding Histidinol-phosphate aminotransferase: MAQRTSPFNLETCARPNILQLQPYRCARDDYKDDGTNVLLDANENAYGPSLALDGEGKLSGSQSESSKPEIDFLGLNRYPDPHQIDLKQLFCNLRNTHHHTQKTLRPEHMFVGVGSDEAIDALLRCFCVPGKDKILTCPPTYGMYSVSAQVNDIDIVKVPLDVKNGFQLQTDKVNEALSADPSIKLAYICSPGNPTANLIRKSDIQKVLEHPTWNGVVVVDEAYIDFAHEGASLAEWVTEWPNLVVMQTLSKAFGLAGIRLGVAYTSPEIARLLNSLKAPYNISSPTSALATAALSEPNLTVMRQYREKIMGQRDRLLRELPQVPGIGQFLGGQDSNFLLVEILDAEGKPSNVTALAAYEAMAEQRGVVVRFRGKEHGCEGCLRITVGTESEVTRFLKEIRAVLESLRQGKGIQSVKDEERREEAAAAVVA; the protein is encoded by the exons ATGGCTCAAAGAACATCACCCTTCAATCTGGAGACATGTGCTCGACCAAACATTTTGCAGCTCCAGCCATACCGGTGCGCTCGCGA CGACTACAAAGATGACGGGACGAACGTGCTGCTCGATGCCAACGAGAATGCCTACGGGCCATCTCTGGCACTAGATGGGGAGGGCAAATTGAGTGGCTCTCAGTCAGAGTCTTCGAAGCCCGAGATTGACTTCCTGGGCTTGAACCGATACCCTGATCC TCACCAGATTGACCTGAAGCAACTATTTTGCAACCTTCGCAACACCCACCACCACACACAAAAGACACTTCGGCCCGAACACATGTTCGTAGGCGTTGGATCAGACGAGGCCATCGATGCTCTTCTCCGGTGCTTCTGTGTCCCCGGCAAGGACAAGATCCTCACCTGCCCGCCCACCTATGGCATGTATAGCGTGAGCGCCCAAGTCAACGACATCGACATTGTCAAGGTCCCGTTGGACGTGAAGAATGGGTTCCAGCTGCAAACCGACAAGGTCAACGAGGCCCTTTCGGCCGATCCATCGATCAAACTGGCCTACATCTGCTCGCCCGGCAATCCCACTGCGAACCTGATCCGCAAGTCGGATATCCAGAAAGTCCTCGAGCACCCCACCTGGAACGGCGTTGTGGTCGTCGACGAGGCTTACATCGACTTTGCACACGAAGGCGCCAGCTTGGCCGAATGGGTCACCGAGTGGCCCAACCTCGTGGTGATGCAGACCCTCAGCAAGGCTTTCGGTCTCGCCGGGATTCGCCTGGGTGTCGCCTACACCAGCCCCGAGATTGCCCGGCTACTCAACAGTCTCAAGGCCCCCTACAACATCTCCAGTCCGACCAGTGCTCTTGCCACGGCCGCGCTATCCGAGCCCAATCTGACGGTAATGCGACAGTATCGCGAAAAAATTATGGGCCAGCGCGATCGTCTGCTCCGGGAGCTCCCGCAGGTCCCCGGCATTGGCCAATTCCTCGGTGGCCAGGACTCCAACTTTTTGCTtgtcgagatcctcgatgCCGAGGGAAAACCGAGCAATGTCACGGCGCTGGCGGCCTACGAGGCCATGGCCGAGCAACGTGGAGTGGTGGTGCGATTCCGCGGTAAAGAGCATGGATGTGAGGGCTGCCTGCGCATCACGGTTGGCACCGAGTCCGAGGTGACCCGGTTCCTGAAGGAGATTCGGGCTGTCTTGGAGAGCCTGCGTCAAGGCAAGGGGATCCAATCCGTTAAGGATGAGGAACGGCGGGAAGAAGCGGCGGCCGCAGTGGTCGCGTAG
- a CDS encoding DNA-directed RNA polymerases I, II, and III subunit RPABC1: MDGDIPASSSDASREMSRLWRTWKTVHEMLADRGYEVSEEELKVSLEEFARKYSDPMGYPDRTKMKIQARPTEEMKFKYTALPTKSNPNPQPDCGTIYVDFCPESSSLGAKQVRTFNHFVAENNFHTGIFITQVPLSPTAVRMLNSVPGHIGETFQEQDLLVNITRHELVPKHVLLSPEEKAKLLQRYRLKESQLPRMQVSDPVARYLGLRRGQVVKIIRKSETAGRYASYRWVI; this comes from the exons ATGGACGGGGATATTCCCGCCTCGAGCAGCGATGCCAGCCGTGAGATGAGCCGGCTTTGGCGCACTTGGAAGACTGTTCACGAGATGCTTGCGGATCGG GGTTATGAGGTGTCAGAGGAAGAACTGAAGGTGTCACTGGAAGAGTTCGCGCGGAAATATTCAGACCCGATGGGGTATCCAGA CCggacgaagatgaaaatcCAGGCGCGCCCCACCGAGGAGATGAAGTTCAAATACACTGCTCTGCCAACCAAATCCAACCCCAACCCCCAGCCCGACTGTGGCACCATCTACGTCGACTTCTGCCCGGAATCCTCCTCGCTCGGTGCCAAGCAAGTGCGCACATTCAACCACTTCGTGGCCGAGAACAACTTCCACACcggcatcttcatcactcAGGTCCCCTTGTCGCCCACGGCCGTGCGCATGCTTAACAGTGTCCCCGGTCACATTGGAGAGACATTCCAGGAACAAGATTTGCTCGTCAACATCACCCGACACGAGCTTGTTCCCAAGCACGTTTTGCTTAGTCCCGAAGAGAAGGCCAAGCTGCTGCAGCGCTACCGTCTGAAGGAGTCCCAGCTGCCCCGCATGCAGGTTTCCGATCCCGTCGCGCGATACCTTGGTCTGCGTCGAGGTCAGGTGGTTAAGATTATCCGCAAGAGTGAGACCGCCGGTCGGTACGCCAGTTACCGCTGGGTCATCTAA